The genomic DNA TCAGCATGCCGCGGCCGCGCTCCGGGTTGCTGTCCAGCAGCCCGTTGGCGAGCAGGCCCAGCGACGCGCGGATGGAGGTGAGCGGCGTGCGCAGCTCGTGGCTCATCACGGAGATGAACTCGTCCTTCAGGCGCGCCGTCTCCACCCGGTCGGTGATGTTGCGCGTGACCGCCTGCATCCCCTCCACCTGCCCGCTGGCGGAGGTGACGAGCTGGGCGTTCTGGCCCACCCACAGCTCCCGCCCGTCTGCGGTGCGCACCGGGAACTCCAGGTAGGTGGCGGGCACCCGCTCCGCGATCTGCCGCCGGTAGAACGACGTGACCTCCTCCACCATGTCGGGCCGCACCAGCCGCGTGTACGGGTGGCCCAGCAGCGCCTGAGGCGAGTACCCGGTCACCGAGATGCCCACCGGGTTCACGTACGTGAAGTTGCCCACCACGTCGGTCTGGAAGATGATGTCGCTGGCGTTCTCCACCAGGTGGCGGTGGCGGGCCTCGCTGGCGCGGAGGTCGGCCTCGGCGCGCTTGCGCTCGGTCACGTCGCGCGAGCTCATCACCACCAGGCGCGGGTCGGCCGGCAGGCGGTTGCCCAGCGCCTCGTAGCAGCGCCAGGTGCCGTCGCGGTGCAGCACGCGGAACTCGACCGCCTGGCTGCTGGAGGGGTCCTCCACGGCGGCGCGCAGGGCGCCGGTGAGCGCCTCGCGGTCCGCCGGGTGCACCAGGTCCAGCGCGCCGCGGCCGGCCAGCTCGGCGGGCGTGTAGCCCAGCATGCGCTGCACCGAGCCGCCCACCGCGCGCACGAGCCCCTGCGCGGTGACCAGGGTGATGAGGTCCGAGCCGTTGAGGGTCATGGACCGCAGCAGCGCCTCGCTCTTCACCAGCCTGCGCTCCAGGCGGCGCTGCTTGGCCACCTCCTGCTCCAGCTCGCGCGTGCGGGCGCGGACCTTCTCTTCCAGGCTCTCGTTCTGGCGCTGGAGCTCCAGCGCCAGTGCCCGCGTCTCCAGCACGTTGCGGATGCGGAGCAGCGCCTCGGTGAAGTCCAGCGGCTTGCTGAGGAAATCCTTGGCGCCGCTGGCCAGGGCGCGCTGCCGCGCCTCGGGCGTGATGTCGCCGGAGAGGACCAGGATGGGCAGGTAGGTGCCTGCGGCCTGGCTCTCCATCACGCGGCCGATCAGCTCCACGCCGTCCATCTGCGGCATGTGCAGGTCCAGCAGCAGCAGGTCGGGCCGGATCTCGTCCACCAGCCGCAGCGCCTCGTGCGGGTCGGCCGTGGTCCACACGCGCCCGTAGCCCGCACGGTCCAGCATGCGGTGCAGCAGCCGCAGGTTGGCCGGCTCGTCGTCTACCACCAGGATCCTGGCCGCGGTCAGGCTCATGGGCGGCGCCAGCGGCTGCAAGGGCTCATGCGCGGCCGGCTGCTCGCTCCGCCGGTCGCCGGGCGGCACGATACGGAGCGCGGGCCGGTCGGCGGCCACGGACGGCCTGCCGCCGAAGCGGATTGCAGATGCGGGCATGTTCATCGGGAAACCCGGGAAAGAGCGGCGGGAAAGGCAGCACCTGCCAAGGCAGTTCCGGGGCCAGTGGTGAGATATCTCCGTAAGTAGTGTCAGTCAAATGTTTTACCCTCAATGTCCGTTGGGGTTCGCACGCATCGCACCTGTACGGTTCTCGCCGTGCTGCAGCCGGCGAGCAGCCGGCGCCGCCCGTACCAGCGCAGCTCACGCGCGATGGTGCAGAAACAGGACGGTGTACGGAAACGCGACGCTCCGCGGCCCGTCACGCGCAAGTATGTGGCCGCGCCGGCGGTTTCCGGACCAGCGTACACGGTTGACGGCGGGCGGGGCGGGGAGCGCTGGCACTAAGCATCTACAGAATAGAGCAGGTGCGCGGTGGTTCTATCAATCGTTATTTGTTCAGGTGTGCTATGTTGTTCTGTTACTAGATGATAGGGCCGCGGCAGCGTGCGGCACTCCCCGTGCACGATTCGTAAATCGTCGCTAAGGGACGATCCTTTAGTGGCATTAGTACTCTTAAGCCGCTGGAGGGTTTTATGTCAGAGCAGGAAAACATCGCGGGAAAGATGCGCCTTGACCCAGACGACCTCGAAGTTGACTCCCTCAGCATGGAAGACTTGGAGGCGGTCGCCGGGGGGCAGGATGCAATCGCAGTCGTGGGGGATTCCAACGGGTGCCCGCAGAGCTACACCTGCCCCGGGAGTTACACCTGCCCCGCAAGCTACACGTGCCCGCAGAGCTACACGTGCCCTAACTAGGGCGCCGGTAGGCTCGGCGCATAGCTGACTGCCAATCGCGCGACCGCTCTCCGATGGGGTGGCCGCGCGATCTTCTTTGTGCAGATCCATGATCCCGTGCGAATGTCTCGCGGTTGACGGCGGCGGGGCGGGGAGCTATTTGCAGCGGGTACGTTTCGGAGGGCGCGCGGTGAACGGCCGAGAAGGCGGGAGAGCATGGACCTGGAAGACATCAAGAGCGCGTCGATCCTGCTGGTGGACGACGAGGAGGCGAACATCCGCATCCTCCAGCGCTTCCTGACCAAGGAAGGCTACACCGACGTGCACGGCGCCACGCAGGGACGCGAGGTGATGGCCACGTTCGGAGAGGTGAAGCCCGACCTGGTGATCATGGACCTGCACATGCCCTTCCCGGACGGGTTCGTGATCCTGGACTGGCTGGGCTCGGCCATCCCCAAGGCTGAGTACCTGCCCATCATGATCGTGACGGGCGACCTGAGCGTGGAGTCGAAGAACCGCGCGCTGGTCCTCGGGGCCAAGGACTTCCTCACCAAGCCCTTCGACTTCTTCGAGGCGCGCTACCGCATCCGCAACCTGCTCCAGACGCGCGCCCTGTACCTCCAGCTGGAGCGCTACAAGGCCGCCGCAGGCGAGAGCCCGTCCGCCGGCACGGACGGCCCGGATACGAATACGCGGGCCGAGTAGCCGCTGCGCAAGGGCTTTCGCACCTCGTCGCCCCCTTCGCTGGCCGGGTGCCGGCCGGCGACGTACGGAGATGCGCATCATCACCCTCCATCCGGGAGCGGAGAAGGTCGTCAGGCCCGTTAGTGAGATGCGCATCCGCCGAGG from Longimicrobiaceae bacterium includes the following:
- a CDS encoding PAS domain S-box protein translates to MPASAIRFGGRPSVAADRPALRIVPPGDRRSEQPAAHEPLQPLAPPMSLTAARILVVDDEPANLRLLHRMLDRAGYGRVWTTADPHEALRLVDEIRPDLLLLDLHMPQMDGVELIGRVMESQAAGTYLPILVLSGDITPEARQRALASGAKDFLSKPLDFTEALLRIRNVLETRALALELQRQNESLEEKVRARTRELEQEVAKQRRLERRLVKSEALLRSMTLNGSDLITLVTAQGLVRAVGGSVQRMLGYTPAELAGRGALDLVHPADREALTGALRAAVEDPSSSQAVEFRVLHRDGTWRCYEALGNRLPADPRLVVMSSRDVTERKRAEADLRASEARHRHLVENASDIIFQTDVVGNFTYVNPVGISVTGYSPQALLGHPYTRLVRPDMVEEVTSFYRRQIAERVPATYLEFPVRTADGRELWVGQNAQLVTSASGQVEGMQAVTRNITDRVETARLKDEFISVMSHELRTPLTSIRASLGLLANGLLDSNPERGRGMLSLAMRNTDRLMRLINDVLDLERMASGKVAVERQVYSAGELVTQAADVMRSMAEQAGIWLVVTPSPVRVFADPDRICQVLSNLVSNAVKFSSEEGTVWLSVSERESEAVFEVRDQGRGIPPEKLGLIFERFQQVDSTDARDKGGTGLGLAICRQIVEQHGGRIWAENNERRGSTFRFTLPLAPAAR
- a CDS encoding response regulator, yielding MDLEDIKSASILLVDDEEANIRILQRFLTKEGYTDVHGATQGREVMATFGEVKPDLVIMDLHMPFPDGFVILDWLGSAIPKAEYLPIMIVTGDLSVESKNRALVLGAKDFLTKPFDFFEARYRIRNLLQTRALYLQLERYKAAAGESPSAGTDGPDTNTRAE